From Pseudomonas fluorescens:
CGCTGCCTGCCTCGGTGCCCTGTACGTACTGGAAGGCGCGACCCTGGGCGGCCAGGTGCTGCGCCGGGAAATGGCTCAGCGCCTGGGCCTGGACGCGGATAACGGCGCTGCGTTTCTCAATGTGTACGGCGCCGAGACCGGTCGGCGCTGGACGGATTTTCTCGACTTTCTAGGCCGCCAGCCATTGGACACGCCCGCCAGACAGCGCGCGGTAGACGCGGCCCGTTCGACATTCAGCTGCTTTGAGCAATGGCTCGACAGCCAGGAGGTACTGCTATGAAACCCGAAGATTTTGAAAAGCTGCTTACCAACTGTGCCAACGAGCCGATCCGTTTTCCGGGGGCGATTCAACCTCACGGCGTGCTACTGACGCTGTCAGAACCTGAGCTGAATATCATCCAGGTCAGCGCCAACGTGGGCACCTTGTTCGGCCACGCACCCGAGACACTGCTGGGCCAACCCTTGCATATGCTGATCGGTGCCGAGCACGGCCAAGCCGTACAGGCCATGGCTGAGCACAACAGCTTTTTCGACGCGCCGCCGCTGCACGTCAGCCTGAACGGCGCAGCGTTCGAAGGCCTGCTGCACCGTCACCAGGGTGTGCTGGTACTGGAGTTCGAACCGCACCTCAAGGATTTCCACCCACGGGCGCTGAATGGTCGCACCAGTGACTTGGGCAAGATGCTGCAACGCCTGCAATCAGCGAAAACCCTGCAAGCGCTGTACGAAATCAGCGTGACTGAAATCCAGGCCATGACCGGCTATGACCGCGTGCTGATCTATCGCTTCGAAGAAGAAGGCCATGGCCAGGTGATCGCCGAAGCATCGGCACCGTCCATGGAACGGTTCAACGGGCTGTTCTTCCCCGCGTCCGATATCCCGGAGCAGGCCCGCGAGCTGTACCGCACCAACTGGCTACGCATCATCCCGAACGCCGCCTACGAGCCGGTGCCACTGCTGCCCAAACTGCGCCCGGACAATGGCGAGCCCCTGGACCTGAGCTTTGCCACTCTGCGCAGCGTGTCGCCGATTCACTGCCAGTACATGCAGAACATGGGCGTGCTGTCGTCCATGAGCATCTCGCTGATGAAGGGTGACACACTCTGGGGCCTGATCAGTTGCGGCAATCGCGAACCGCTGCTGGTGCCCAATGAATTGCGCATCGCCTGCCAGACCATCGGCCAGGTGCTGTCGCTGCAGATCAGTGCCATGGAGGCCCTCGACCTGAGCCGTCAACGCGAAGAAAAAGTCGAAACGCTGGCGCTGCTCGATGCCGCCATGAAAGCCTCTGAGAACACCGTGTTCGATGGCCTGGCCCAGCACGGCCAATGGCTCATGGACCTGACCCTGTCCGGCGGCGTGGCGATCATCGAAGACAAACAACTGCACCGCTACGGTAACTGCCCGGAGCCGGCGCAGATCCGTGCGCTGCATCAGTGGTTGAAGGAAAGCGGCGAGCCGGTATTCGCCAGCCATCACCTGGCCTCGGTCTACCCACCGGCGGCGGCGTTTCAAAAGGTCGCCAGCGGGGTATTGGCCATGAGCCTGCCTAAGCCGGTGGACAACGGTGTGCTGTGGTTCCGCCCGGAAGTGAAAGAAAACATCAACTGGAGCGGCGACCCGAGCAAACCGCTGGACCTGGAAAACTCCGACGCCGGCCTGCGCCTGCGCCCACGCACCTCGTTTGAAATCTGGAAAGTGGAAATGGCCGGCATCTCCACCAAGTGGAGCCATGGCGACCGC
This genomic window contains:
- a CDS encoding ATP-binding protein, with protein sequence MKPEDFEKLLTNCANEPIRFPGAIQPHGVLLTLSEPELNIIQVSANVGTLFGHAPETLLGQPLHMLIGAEHGQAVQAMAEHNSFFDAPPLHVSLNGAAFEGLLHRHQGVLVLEFEPHLKDFHPRALNGRTSDLGKMLQRLQSAKTLQALYEISVTEIQAMTGYDRVLIYRFEEEGHGQVIAEASAPSMERFNGLFFPASDIPEQARELYRTNWLRIIPNAAYEPVPLLPKLRPDNGEPLDLSFATLRSVSPIHCQYMQNMGVLSSMSISLMKGDTLWGLISCGNREPLLVPNELRIACQTIGQVLSLQISAMEALDLSRQREEKVETLALLDAAMKASENTVFDGLAQHGQWLMDLTLSGGVAIIEDKQLHRYGNCPEPAQIRALHQWLKESGEPVFASHHLASVYPPAAAFQKVASGVLAMSLPKPVDNGVLWFRPEVKENINWSGDPSKPLDLENSDAGLRLRPRTSFEIWKVEMAGISTKWSHGDRFAANDLRRSALENDLARQVLREQQAVRARDELVAVVSHDLRNPMTVISMLCGMMQKTFSSEGPHTSRRISSAIDTMQQAAARMNVLLEDLLDTSKIEAGRYVVKPVALDVGQMFEEAYSLLAPLALEKGIDLSFNAEPGLQINGDPERLFQVLSNLIGNAIKFTPRQGNIGISAMSNGEEIVVSVRDSGDGIAPEQLPYVFDRYWTQTENNPTGSGLGLYITQGIVQAHGGKIVAESEVGRGSEFRFTVPKVIEGTHT